A single window of Streptomyces aquilus DNA harbors:
- a CDS encoding glycoside hydrolase family 26 protein: protein MTLPSSPARAMWRVRAIAAVLLAGALLSGCSTFSDDGRNAYERAQGEQPGATADATESEKPEPPYDVRPLLQPDKEYLGVAADGAPKKMDAVKDFAERAGKKPNLIEFYSAWGDRYETSLVQNAWDYGGLSFIAWEPFDVDLKDIASGKEDEYIRTYARSVKELNLPVALSFAHEMNGFWYPWGTKKATAAQFTAAYQHIHDLFDDEGATQVIWVWSPNVVNPMPKVKLKPYYPGDDYVDWVGIIGYYATDGPSTWDALYGPSVTQIRSFTKKPFIIAETAAQAGERKPADIKDLFQGTAKRKDFIGFVWFNFDKETDWRINSGPLSEKTFREQAANARFGFDVTKP from the coding sequence ATGACTCTCCCCAGTTCCCCCGCTCGCGCCATGTGGCGGGTGCGGGCGATTGCCGCTGTGCTGCTCGCCGGAGCCCTGCTCAGCGGCTGCAGCACCTTCTCCGACGACGGCCGTAACGCGTACGAACGCGCGCAGGGCGAGCAGCCGGGTGCCACGGCCGACGCGACCGAGTCCGAGAAGCCGGAGCCGCCGTACGACGTGCGTCCGCTGCTCCAGCCGGACAAGGAGTACCTCGGCGTGGCCGCCGACGGGGCGCCCAAGAAGATGGACGCCGTCAAGGACTTCGCCGAGCGGGCGGGCAAGAAGCCCAACCTGATCGAGTTCTACTCCGCCTGGGGCGACCGCTACGAGACGAGCCTCGTCCAGAACGCCTGGGACTACGGCGGCCTCTCCTTCATCGCCTGGGAACCCTTCGACGTGGATCTCAAGGACATCGCCTCGGGCAAGGAGGACGAGTACATCCGGACGTACGCGCGCTCCGTCAAGGAGCTGAACCTGCCCGTGGCGCTCAGCTTCGCCCACGAGATGAACGGCTTCTGGTACCCGTGGGGCACCAAGAAGGCCACCGCCGCGCAGTTCACCGCCGCGTACCAGCACATCCATGACCTCTTCGACGACGAGGGCGCCACCCAGGTCATCTGGGTGTGGAGCCCGAACGTCGTCAACCCGATGCCGAAGGTGAAGCTCAAGCCGTACTACCCGGGCGACGACTACGTCGACTGGGTCGGGATCATCGGCTACTACGCGACGGACGGCCCGTCGACCTGGGACGCGCTCTACGGACCCTCGGTCACGCAGATTCGTTCCTTCACGAAGAAACCGTTCATCATCGCGGAGACCGCGGCGCAGGCGGGCGAGCGCAAGCCGGCGGACATCAAGGACCTCTTCCAGGGGACCGCGAAGCGGAAGGACTTCATCGGGTTCGTCTGGTTCAACTTCGACAAGGAGACGGACTGGCGCATCAACAGCGGTCCGTTGTCCGAGAAGACCTTCCGGGAGCAGGCCGCGAATGCCCGCTTCGGATTCGATGTGACGAAGCCATGA
- a CDS encoding choice-of-anchor D domain-containing protein has protein sequence MPARGGRHRNRRRRWLVGTVAVAAAALIGTTISLVTSSAQADQTTQGVDNLRTNWTQDADGLSPAVVQSSAFGRLFATQLDGQIYAQPLVVGDEVVAVTENNTLYGLDRTTGVIEWSKNYGASWPASAIGCGDLVPRIGATATPVYDPATKALYFTTKVDDGTSTHRHPTWLMHSVDPASGAELPGWPVTIEGSPVNDPAVSFDAYYQQQRPGLLLMDGVVYAGFGAHCDAWPYRGYVVGVSTTEHSITSMWATVTGASTGGAGIWQSGGGLVSDGSGRIFFSTGNGISPAPGPGTTVQGTLAESVVRLQVGADNSLSTADFFSPSDAPTLDLTDQDISSGAPMALPDGFGTAEHPHLLVQQGKDGRVFLLDRDNLGGMGQGARGGDAAVSVSGPYQGMWGHPAFWGGDGGYVYIVGNQGPLRALKYGVRSGGTPALTLTGQSQDTFGYTSGSPLVTSDGTDESSALVWMVSASGASGADGTLRAYSPTPDGDGLLQLLWSAPIGTAAKFVTPTADQGKVYVGTRDGVLYGFGSPARTALTASSLDFGQVGVGGTKSADMKLTATQDVSVTGLKASGAFSVDPSAVPTAEQPRALAADAGLDVPITFAPTTTGGISGTLTANLSDGQKLVFALHGVGTRPGLGAAPAAMDFKEVPTGSTSTLNLQITNTGTEPETIDSVDSPSGAFTTSGLPDAGTVVPPGGSFVLSVTYAPVGDQQDSDALVVSSSSGGATHTLSVPVNGTPVTGQGHLEFSTSSLDFGTVPIGSSRSLSFSITNTGNIPVKVTKAKAPTGDFNSAVQLSEGLVIGPEQTAVQSVTFTPRSASDLSAFYEVTGTGEDDNGAAQGAMYVTIKGTGTGTATTTSVKDEGWQTNGSAVSADDGSVQLTPATTWQAGTAVYPEPLRTDGLRATFTTQFGPGTGGTGMTLSLLDPAKNSASAVGAVGTGLGIAGRPGTVIAFDTGWEDKLQAMNFVGVGTSSADSSTIDYQSTVKLATALRQGTHQMDVLVEAGHVYVWIDGTQVLDATPKTLPSNALLALSGGTGDSADAQTVSGLVVSQGPAPATKASVALDLIAPGTAVPGRSLTVSGTLASTEALAAGQKLSVTRNGTALTEVSAAADGSFEFTDTPPAEGTYTYAASYAGDATHETATATSLVQAAKLPGTVALSAPGTAPRATALTVTGTLSGAPFTTGQVVKVTKTDLGHSSGVALADAKVATNGTFTFKDTPQIGGANTYKVTYAGDVSHKSATSTATVQVSRAATTLTIAADHATYKYAQYGKITAHLGTTYNKRTVSIYAKPYGGTSVLVKSGTVDSQGNVTASYKLTRNTTFSAVFAGDYRYAPKTVAKTVQTYVRVTEKLSGYYTSTRYGSTLYRVYHHTAKEQLDVTVAPNKHGQCVKYRVQRYYSGAWHTQSTTSCAALSSSSTGRHTMSLSSSVDRKYRIAAQYVHSSTDTTNLSTWGAWQYFTVKQ, from the coding sequence ATGCCCGCACGCGGTGGCCGCCATCGCAACCGGCGCCGCAGATGGCTGGTCGGCACCGTGGCCGTGGCCGCCGCGGCACTGATCGGCACGACGATCAGCCTGGTGACCTCCTCGGCCCAGGCCGACCAGACCACGCAGGGCGTCGACAACCTGCGCACCAACTGGACGCAGGACGCGGACGGGCTCTCCCCGGCCGTGGTCCAGTCGTCCGCCTTCGGACGACTCTTCGCCACCCAGCTGGACGGGCAGATCTACGCCCAGCCGCTGGTCGTCGGCGACGAGGTCGTCGCGGTCACCGAGAACAACACCCTGTACGGCCTCGACCGCACCACCGGTGTGATCGAGTGGAGCAAGAACTACGGGGCGTCCTGGCCGGCCTCCGCGATCGGCTGCGGTGACCTGGTGCCCCGGATCGGGGCGACCGCGACCCCCGTCTACGACCCCGCCACCAAGGCCCTCTACTTCACCACCAAGGTCGACGACGGAACCTCCACGCACCGCCACCCGACCTGGCTGATGCACTCGGTGGACCCGGCCTCCGGAGCCGAGCTCCCGGGCTGGCCGGTCACGATCGAGGGCAGCCCCGTCAACGACCCGGCCGTCAGCTTCGACGCCTACTACCAGCAGCAGCGCCCCGGCCTGCTCCTCATGGACGGCGTCGTCTACGCGGGCTTCGGCGCCCACTGCGACGCCTGGCCGTACCGCGGCTACGTGGTCGGCGTCAGCACCACCGAGCACAGCATCACCTCGATGTGGGCCACGGTGACCGGCGCCAGCACCGGTGGCGCCGGCATCTGGCAGTCGGGCGGCGGCCTCGTCTCCGACGGCTCCGGCCGGATCTTCTTCAGCACCGGCAACGGCATCAGTCCGGCGCCCGGACCGGGCACGACCGTCCAGGGGACGCTCGCCGAGTCCGTCGTACGCCTCCAGGTGGGCGCGGACAACAGCCTCAGCACCGCCGACTTCTTCAGCCCGAGCGACGCCCCCACCCTGGACCTCACCGACCAGGACATCTCCTCGGGCGCCCCGATGGCGCTGCCGGACGGCTTCGGCACCGCCGAACACCCCCATCTGCTGGTCCAGCAGGGCAAGGACGGCCGGGTGTTCCTGCTCGACCGCGACAACCTCGGCGGCATGGGCCAGGGCGCCCGCGGCGGCGACGCCGCGGTGAGCGTGTCCGGCCCCTACCAGGGCATGTGGGGTCACCCCGCGTTCTGGGGCGGCGACGGCGGCTACGTCTACATCGTGGGCAACCAGGGCCCGCTGCGCGCCCTCAAGTACGGCGTGCGCAGCGGCGGCACCCCCGCGCTCACCCTCACCGGCCAGAGCCAGGACACCTTCGGCTACACCAGCGGCTCCCCCTTGGTCACCTCCGACGGCACGGACGAGTCCAGCGCCCTGGTGTGGATGGTCTCCGCGTCCGGGGCGTCCGGGGCGGACGGCACCCTGCGCGCCTACAGCCCCACCCCCGACGGCGACGGCCTGCTCCAGCTCCTGTGGTCCGCGCCGATCGGCACGGCGGCGAAGTTCGTCACCCCGACCGCGGACCAGGGCAAGGTGTACGTCGGCACCCGCGACGGTGTGCTCTACGGCTTCGGCAGCCCGGCCAGGACCGCTCTGACCGCGTCCTCCCTCGACTTCGGCCAGGTCGGCGTCGGCGGCACGAAGTCCGCCGACATGAAGCTGACCGCCACCCAGGACGTCTCCGTCACCGGACTCAAGGCCTCCGGCGCGTTCTCGGTCGACCCGTCCGCCGTGCCCACGGCCGAGCAGCCCCGGGCACTGGCGGCGGACGCCGGCCTGGACGTACCGATCACCTTCGCCCCCACGACCACCGGCGGCATCAGCGGCACACTGACCGCGAACCTGTCGGACGGCCAGAAGCTGGTCTTCGCCCTGCACGGCGTGGGCACCAGACCCGGCCTCGGAGCGGCACCCGCCGCCATGGACTTCAAGGAAGTACCCACCGGCAGCACCTCGACGCTGAACCTGCAGATCACCAACACCGGCACCGAGCCGGAGACGATCGACTCGGTCGACTCGCCCAGCGGAGCGTTCACCACCTCGGGCCTGCCGGACGCGGGCACGGTCGTACCGCCGGGCGGCTCGTTCGTCCTCTCGGTCACCTACGCACCGGTCGGCGACCAGCAGGACAGCGACGCCCTCGTGGTCAGCAGCAGCAGCGGCGGCGCGACACACACCCTGAGCGTGCCGGTCAACGGGACGCCCGTCACCGGTCAGGGGCACCTGGAGTTCTCCACGAGCTCGCTGGACTTCGGGACGGTTCCGATCGGCAGTTCCAGGTCGCTCTCGTTCAGCATCACCAACACCGGCAACATCCCGGTGAAGGTGACCAAGGCCAAGGCGCCGACGGGTGACTTCAACAGCGCGGTGCAACTGTCCGAAGGCCTGGTCATCGGCCCCGAGCAGACCGCCGTGCAGAGCGTGACGTTCACTCCGCGCTCGGCCTCGGACCTGAGCGCCTTCTACGAGGTCACCGGCACCGGGGAGGACGACAACGGCGCCGCCCAGGGCGCCATGTACGTGACGATCAAGGGCACCGGCACGGGTACCGCCACGACCACCTCGGTCAAGGACGAGGGGTGGCAGACCAACGGCTCGGCGGTCTCCGCCGACGACGGCAGCGTCCAGCTGACCCCGGCCACCACCTGGCAGGCGGGCACGGCGGTGTACCCCGAGCCGCTGCGCACCGACGGTCTGCGGGCCACCTTCACCACGCAGTTCGGTCCCGGCACCGGAGGAACGGGCATGACGCTCTCCCTCCTCGACCCCGCCAAGAACTCCGCCTCGGCAGTGGGCGCGGTCGGCACCGGACTCGGCATCGCGGGCCGGCCCGGCACGGTGATCGCCTTCGACACCGGCTGGGAGGACAAACTCCAGGCGATGAACTTCGTGGGCGTCGGCACCAGTTCGGCCGACTCCTCCACGATCGACTACCAGTCGACGGTCAAACTCGCCACGGCCCTGCGCCAGGGCACCCACCAGATGGACGTCCTGGTGGAGGCCGGCCATGTGTACGTGTGGATCGACGGGACGCAGGTCCTGGACGCCACACCGAAGACGCTGCCCTCCAACGCCCTCCTCGCCCTCTCCGGCGGCACGGGCGACAGCGCCGACGCCCAGACGGTGAGTGGCCTGGTCGTCAGCCAGGGGCCGGCCCCGGCCACCAAGGCCTCGGTGGCGCTCGACCTCATCGCCCCCGGCACCGCCGTCCCCGGCCGGTCGCTGACCGTCAGCGGCACGCTGGCCTCGACCGAGGCACTCGCCGCGGGCCAGAAGCTGAGCGTCACCCGGAACGGAACGGCGCTGACCGAGGTGTCGGCGGCGGCGGACGGCTCCTTCGAGTTCACCGACACCCCGCCCGCGGAAGGCACCTACACCTACGCCGCGAGCTACGCGGGCGACGCCACCCACGAGACGGCGACCGCCACGAGCCTGGTCCAGGCGGCCAAGCTGCCCGGCACGGTCGCCCTGTCGGCCCCGGGCACCGCCCCTCGCGCCACGGCCCTCACCGTGACCGGCACGCTCTCCGGCGCCCCCTTCACCACCGGCCAGGTCGTCAAGGTCACGAAGACCGACCTCGGGCATTCGTCCGGGGTGGCGCTCGCCGACGCCAAGGTCGCCACGAACGGCACCTTCACCTTCAAGGACACCCCACAGATCGGCGGCGCCAACACCTACAAGGTGACCTACGCCGGCGATGTCTCGCACAAGTCCGCCACCTCCACCGCCACCGTCCAGGTGTCCCGGGCCGCGACGACCCTGACGATCGCCGCCGACCACGCGACGTACAAGTACGCCCAGTACGGGAAGATCACCGCCCACCTGGGCACGACCTACAACAAGCGCACGGTCTCGATCTACGCCAAGCCGTACGGCGGCACCTCGGTCCTGGTGAAGTCGGGCACCGTGGACTCCCAGGGCAATGTGACGGCGTCCTACAAGCTCACCCGCAACACCACCTTCAGCGCGGTGTTCGCCGGCGACTACCGGTACGCCCCGAAGACCGTCGCCAAGACGGTGCAGACCTACGTGCGGGTCACGGAGAAACTCTCCGGCTACTACACGAGTACGCGCTACGGCAGCACCCTCTACCGGGTGTACCACCACACCGCCAAGGAGCAGCTCGACGTCACCGTCGCACCCAACAAGCACGGCCAGTGCGTGAAGTACCGCGTACAGCGCTACTACAGCGGCGCCTGGCACACCCAGAGCACCACGTCGTGCGCCGCGCTCAGCTCCAGCAGCACCGGCCGCCACACGATGTCTCTGAGCAGTTCCGTCGACCGCAAGTACCGCATCGCCGCGCAGTACGTCCACAGCAGCACGGACACGACCAACCTCAGCACCTGGGGCGCCTGGCAGTACTTCACCGTCAAGCAGTGA
- a CDS encoding glycosyltransferase family 2 protein — MSSAIHADSRAPQQRRRRKGTQSHSLLPQPPDDAEKYSYTRRHLWVLTVGSLISFACLAVSQFLFTASSPWFWLTMPLLAVVVADYLISLYLDGLSSDFDAKAHKALVRGWRPAVHPSVDVFLPVCGEPLEVLHNTWVNVNRLADTYRGVVNVYVLDDAADSEVGAMARDFGFHYVVRPNRGWFKKAGNLHHAFGITDGDHILILDADFAPRADLLDELLPYMDADPRVGIVQSPQFFRITDRQNWIERGAGAVQEQFYRSVQTSREDKDGSICVGSCAVYRRAALAQIGGITLIEHSEDMYTGFDLRALGWKLRYVPVALSVGVCPDTAGAFHNQQYRWCMGSLELITSKRFWELDLKFQTRLCYISGFLYYIQTALATFLMPIIPLSLLVLRPDLMRAEAAMWVLPSVAYVTLVLPLWHRAPYRLEAWAVRMMYGWSHVFAVWDMLRGRPMGWKPTGSQGAKKNGMRRYWIGMIGWTGGTAALWVIVAGWRMLTEYPPDFALMLSAGLFYVVVVGRVLVQPRARETQEATV; from the coding sequence ATGAGCAGTGCGATACACGCTGATTCGCGTGCACCCCAGCAGCGAAGGCGGCGCAAGGGCACGCAGAGCCACAGCCTGCTGCCGCAGCCGCCGGACGACGCGGAGAAGTACTCGTACACGCGTCGCCACCTGTGGGTGCTGACGGTCGGTTCGCTGATCAGTTTCGCGTGCCTGGCCGTCAGCCAGTTCCTGTTCACGGCGTCGAGCCCGTGGTTCTGGCTGACGATGCCGCTGCTCGCCGTCGTCGTCGCGGACTACCTCATCTCGCTCTACCTCGACGGACTCAGCAGCGACTTCGACGCCAAAGCGCACAAGGCCCTCGTGCGCGGGTGGCGGCCCGCGGTCCACCCGAGCGTGGACGTCTTCCTGCCGGTGTGCGGTGAGCCCCTGGAGGTGCTCCACAACACCTGGGTCAACGTCAACCGGCTCGCCGACACCTACCGAGGCGTGGTCAACGTCTACGTCCTCGACGACGCCGCCGACTCCGAGGTCGGCGCCATGGCGCGGGACTTCGGCTTCCACTACGTCGTGCGCCCCAACCGCGGCTGGTTCAAGAAGGCCGGCAATCTCCACCACGCCTTCGGCATCACCGACGGCGACCACATCCTGATCCTCGACGCCGACTTCGCGCCGCGTGCCGATCTGCTCGACGAACTGCTGCCGTACATGGACGCGGACCCCAGGGTCGGCATCGTGCAGTCGCCGCAGTTCTTCCGCATCACCGACCGGCAGAACTGGATCGAGCGCGGGGCCGGGGCGGTGCAGGAGCAGTTCTACCGCTCGGTTCAGACCTCCCGTGAGGACAAGGACGGCTCGATCTGCGTCGGCTCGTGCGCGGTCTACCGACGTGCGGCCCTCGCGCAGATCGGAGGCATCACGCTCATCGAGCACTCCGAGGACATGTACACCGGCTTCGACCTCAGAGCGCTCGGCTGGAAGCTGCGCTACGTCCCGGTCGCCCTGTCGGTCGGGGTCTGCCCGGACACCGCCGGCGCCTTCCACAACCAGCAGTACCGCTGGTGCATGGGCTCGCTGGAACTGATCACCAGCAAGCGTTTCTGGGAGCTGGACCTGAAGTTCCAGACCCGCCTGTGCTATATCTCCGGGTTCCTCTACTACATCCAGACGGCGCTGGCGACGTTCCTGATGCCGATCATTCCGCTGTCGCTGCTGGTGCTGCGCCCCGATCTGATGCGGGCCGAGGCGGCGATGTGGGTGCTGCCCAGCGTGGCCTACGTGACGCTGGTGCTGCCGCTGTGGCACCGGGCGCCGTACCGCCTGGAGGCCTGGGCGGTGCGGATGATGTACGGCTGGTCGCATGTCTTCGCCGTGTGGGACATGCTGCGCGGCCGTCCCATGGGCTGGAAGCCGACCGGATCGCAGGGCGCCAAGAAGAACGGCATGCGCCGCTACTGGATCGGCATGATCGGCTGGACCGGCGGCACTGCCGCGCTGTGGGTGATCGTCGCCGGCTGGCGGATGCTCACGGAGTACCCGCCGGACTTCGCCCTGATGCTGTCAGCAGGCCTTTTCTACGTCGTCGTCGTCGGCCGTGTCCTCGTTCAGCCGCGGGCCCGGGAAACGCAGGAAGCGACCGTATGA